A DNA window from Parabacteroides johnsonii DSM 18315 contains the following coding sequences:
- a CDS encoding DUF1896 family protein yields the protein MKQNKKTVPAELSYYGLYLLDYLRKYHPDKVSDKDLIAEREEAATATFEKERRTGGTVEYAHEEAMRILLHGLHFSPYALLREVVENEFANEVAESDHEAFCRKLYPYLTNLFAGYDTSDDTFALSPAHDLLYTELVGTVMLYLEGTHGVQ from the coding sequence ATGAAACAGAACAAGAAAACCGTCCCGGCGGAACTGTCCTACTACGGGCTGTACCTGCTGGACTATCTGAGAAAATACCATCCCGACAAAGTTTCCGACAAAGACCTTATTGCAGAAAGGGAGGAAGCCGCCACCGCCACCTTTGAAAAGGAAAGGCGGACGGGAGGCACGGTGGAGTATGCCCACGAGGAAGCCATGCGTATCCTGCTGCACGGGCTGCACTTTTCGCCCTACGCCCTGCTGCGCGAGGTCGTGGAAAACGAGTTCGCCAACGAGGTGGCGGAATCCGACCACGAGGCGTTCTGTCGCAAGCTCTACCCCTATCTGACAAACCTGTTCGCCGGTTACGACACGTCGGACGACACCTTCGCCCTGTCGCCCGCACACGACCTGCTCTACACGGAGCTGGTGGGAACCGTCATGCTTTATCTGGAGGGTACACATGGCGTTCAATAG